The Arachis hypogaea cultivar Tifrunner chromosome 16, arahy.Tifrunner.gnm2.J5K5, whole genome shotgun sequence genome contains a region encoding:
- the LOC112805998 gene encoding rust resistance kinase Lr10-like isoform X2 — protein MEYRPCGILIGGIYYEEYLLSCPIYNSFDEDDVVEANLIFCTKLARHVLPISVCNYRTQLSPSLYFGWSTKTFKSGCFLACNESNKGTQLYKSIYLPLTGAALLFSTLGALYYIYCYYRNKGEDQQRVQTFLKDYEALNPTRFSYADIKRITKQFKDKLGEGAHGAVYKGKLSNQILVAVKILNNTDGDGKEFINEVGTMAKIHHVNVVRLLGYCADGSHRALVYHFFPNGNLQTFIASSSDKESFLGWNKLHQIALGIAKGIEYLHQGCDQRILHFDINPYNVLLDDGFTPKISDFGLAKLCSKNQSTVSMTAARGTLGYMAPEVFSRNFGNVSYKSDIYSYGMLLLEMVGGRKNTNSSQETFQVLYPNWIHNLLEGDDTYIPIDDDGDFRIAKKLAIVGLWCIQWHPVQRPSMKSVVQMLEGEESKLKVPPNPFESAAATSSSAIIPARRLNLELEVIPETD, from the exons TACAATTCTTTTGATGAGGACGATGTCGTCGAGGCCAACCTTATATTCTGCACAAAATTGGCCCGTCATGTCTTGCCAATTTCCGTATGTAACTATCGGACACAGTTGAGTCCATCATTATACTTTGGGTGGTCAACAAAAACTTTTAAGAGTGGATGCTTTCTTGCTTGCAACGAATCCAACAAGGGAACTCAACTCTATAAATCCATTTATTTACCCCTTACAG GTGCAGCTCTCCTGTTCTCAACACTGGGTGCCTTGTATTATATATATTGCTATTATAGAAACAAAGGGGAAGATCAACAAAGAGTTCAAACTTTTTTGAAGGACTATGAGGCATTAAACCCAACCAGATTCTCTTATGCTGATATCAAGAGAATTACAAAGCAGTTTAAGGACAAGTTAGGTGAAGGAGCTCATGGAGCTGTCTACAAAGGTAAATTATCCAATCAAATTCTGGTTGCTGTAAAGATCCTCAATAACACAGACGGAGATGGGAAGGAGTTCATAAATGAAGTGGGAACAATGGCCAAAATCCACCATGTCAATGTGGTCCGCTTGCTTGGCTACTGCGCCGACGGATCTCACCGCGCTTTAGTTTATCACTTCTTCCCCAATGGTAATCTCCAGACCTTCATTGCTTCGTCCAGCGACAAGGAAAGCTTTCTCGGATGGAACAAGTTGCATCAGATTGCACTCGGCATAGCTAAAGGGATTGAATATCTTCACCAAGGCTGTGATCAGAGAATTCTGCATTTTGATATTAATCCTTACAATGTCCTGTTAGATGACGGTTTCACTCCAAAAATTTCAGATTTCGGTTTGGCTAAGTTATGCTCCAAGAATCAAAGTACAGTGTCCATGACTGCAGCGAGGGGAACGTTAGGATACATGGCGCCAGAAGTTTTCTCCAGAAACTTCGGCAACGTATCTTACAAATCCGATATCTACAGTTATGGGATGCTGTTGCTTGAGATGGTTGGAGGAAGAAAAAATACAAACTCCAGTCAAGAAACATTTCAAGTTCTATATCCGAATTGGATACACAATTTGCTCGAAGGAGATGATACATATATTCCTATTGATGATGATGGAGATTTTAGAATTGCAAAGAAACTGGCAATAGTGGGACTATGGTGCATCCAGTGGCACCCGGTTCAGCGTCCGTCCATGAAAAGTGTAGTTCAAATGCTTGAAGGAGAGGAAAGCAAGTTGAAAGTGCCGCCAAATCCTTTTGAATCTGCAGCTGCGACTAGTTCAAGTGCAATTATTCCAGCAAGACGTCTGAATTTGGAGTTGGAAGTAATCCCAGAAACAGACTAG